One Tunturibacter gelidoferens genomic region harbors:
- a CDS encoding response regulator: MRALIVDDSSFIREYLRHLLGRMDVVCEEAKDGSDALAVLRAEESFDLMLLDVNMPVMNGLECVKKLREAKLGPEMKVMMVTTEADHSFITTALDNGADEFLMKPFTPESLREKMLLLGVIAA; this comes from the coding sequence ATGCGAGCCCTGATCGTTGATGATTCGAGCTTTATCCGCGAGTATTTGCGGCACCTGCTGGGTCGCATGGATGTTGTGTGTGAAGAGGCGAAGGATGGGAGCGATGCGCTGGCGGTGCTTCGGGCGGAGGAGTCGTTCGACCTGATGCTGCTGGACGTCAACATGCCGGTGATGAATGGGTTGGAGTGTGTGAAGAAGCTACGCGAGGCGAAGCTGGGGCCTGAGATGAAGGTGATGATGGTGACCACCGAGGCAGATCACTCGTTTATCACGACGGCGCTGGATAATGGCGCGGACGAGTTTTTGATGAAGCCGTTTACCCCTGAGAGCCTTCGGGAGAAGATGCTTCTGCTTGGTGTGATCGCAGCTTGA
- a CDS encoding chemotaxis protein CheW, with translation MRIAGREKVDEIQDENDAVSLCSLYAGSEMFGIDTRKIREVLGERDLQRVPMSPAFIAGVVPYRGEVLTTVNLRALLGLEAHSGKCCVLVMADDEAAERFGLVVDAVGGVVTVSRRALEANPCTLEARGKWLFDGAYKMEAGLMVQLDPQKLSPSRLSEVGLFKNSSNGGTDASPDR, from the coding sequence GTGAGAATAGCCGGTCGGGAGAAGGTCGACGAGATTCAGGACGAGAATGATGCCGTCTCGCTTTGTTCACTGTATGCGGGTAGTGAGATGTTCGGCATCGATACAAGGAAGATACGCGAGGTGCTTGGGGAGCGGGATCTGCAACGAGTGCCGATGTCGCCGGCGTTCATCGCGGGAGTTGTCCCTTACCGCGGCGAGGTGCTGACGACAGTGAATCTTCGGGCGCTGCTGGGGCTGGAGGCACACTCCGGTAAATGCTGCGTGCTGGTGATGGCGGACGATGAGGCTGCGGAACGGTTTGGGCTGGTGGTGGATGCGGTGGGAGGCGTGGTGACGGTGAGCCGGCGGGCGTTGGAGGCCAATCCTTGCACGCTGGAGGCCAGGGGCAAGTGGTTGTTCGATGGAGCCTACAAGATGGAGGCGGGTCTTATGGTGCAGCTGGATCCGCAGAAGCTGTCGCCGTCGCGTTTGTCTGAGGTGGGATTGTTCAAAAACAGTTCGAATGGAGGTACAGATGCGAGCCCTGATCGTTGA
- a CDS encoding chemotaxis protein CheA gives MDELTKEFIAESQEGLDRMERCLTELEMRPDDTGLLGEIFRAVHTIKGTTGFLGFDRLEKLAHAGEHLLGSLRDGRLGVTSDLISGLLRLMDGLRAILGLIEETGSEGTRAGDEDGELIAELAMLNGQVPAELPEIEAPQIALVETTKLEGAAPVASNSSAPPALQPTVVTEKASADKTLRIDVDVLNRMMNLVGELVLTRNQMLQSGMEAANFPELARRLDSVTADLRETVMQARMQPVGNLFGKFPRMVRDLARTCGREVRVEFSGQETGLDKSLLEAIKDPLTHAVRNAVDHGIESPADRVLAGKSAEGCLRLKAFHQSGSVVIEIEDDGAGIPIERVLQKAIERNLVTAEDAAGMSEREALQLIFLPGFSTAAAVTTVSGRGVGMDVVRANVEKVGGSVEVESRRGVGTTLRLRVPLTLAIVPSLVVKSGGQAFALPQSTLVELVDIPEREFAQVVQRIGSSELYRLRERLLPMVWLDRLLGLEADNPDQSKGHYLAVLEAEGCRYGLVVDDLMSPEEIVVKPLSPVLREIGLFSGATVLGNGTLALILDIGATAARAGVKPIEEEVAEIGAGEAAVQEATGTSFLIFEDRVRERTALPLDAVERIESVPLGQIEYAGGRPLLQYRGELLPLRDEGNVLMEMEAARHAGEETMVTVLICGDASVGGAQRGGMVVRQVLDVSTGTLIDQDEASQGMGMELALVKEKLTQVHREFGVKAKAAWQEVA, from the coding sequence GTGGACGAGCTAACCAAAGAGTTTATTGCGGAGAGCCAGGAGGGTCTGGACCGGATGGAACGGTGCCTGACCGAGCTGGAGATGCGGCCTGACGATACTGGATTGCTGGGTGAGATCTTCCGCGCCGTCCATACGATCAAGGGGACGACGGGTTTTCTGGGATTCGACCGACTGGAGAAGCTGGCGCATGCGGGAGAGCATCTGCTGGGGTCGCTGCGGGACGGCAGACTTGGGGTGACCTCGGATCTGATCAGCGGACTGCTTCGCCTGATGGATGGCCTGCGCGCGATTCTGGGGCTGATCGAAGAGACCGGGAGTGAAGGGACTCGGGCCGGTGATGAAGATGGCGAGCTGATCGCGGAACTGGCGATGTTGAACGGGCAGGTGCCCGCGGAGTTGCCGGAGATCGAGGCTCCGCAGATCGCGCTGGTGGAGACGACCAAGCTAGAGGGTGCTGCGCCGGTTGCTTCGAACAGTAGCGCCCCGCCTGCTTTGCAGCCGACCGTGGTGACCGAGAAGGCGAGCGCGGATAAGACACTGCGGATTGATGTGGATGTGCTGAACCGCATGATGAACCTGGTGGGCGAGCTGGTGTTGACGCGCAACCAGATGCTGCAGAGCGGGATGGAGGCGGCAAACTTTCCTGAGCTGGCACGGCGGCTGGATAGCGTTACGGCGGATCTGCGCGAGACGGTGATGCAGGCTCGGATGCAGCCGGTAGGGAATCTGTTTGGGAAGTTTCCGCGGATGGTGCGGGATCTTGCGCGGACGTGCGGACGTGAGGTGCGGGTTGAGTTCAGCGGGCAGGAGACGGGGCTGGATAAGAGTCTTCTGGAGGCGATCAAGGATCCGCTGACCCATGCGGTGAGGAATGCGGTCGATCATGGGATCGAGTCTCCTGCGGACCGTGTGCTGGCGGGGAAGTCGGCTGAGGGGTGTCTGCGGCTGAAGGCATTCCACCAGAGTGGATCCGTAGTCATTGAGATTGAAGATGATGGCGCCGGAATTCCGATTGAGCGGGTGTTGCAGAAGGCGATCGAGCGCAATCTGGTGACGGCGGAAGATGCTGCGGGGATGTCGGAGCGGGAGGCGCTGCAGCTTATTTTTCTGCCCGGATTTTCGACTGCTGCTGCGGTGACTACGGTTTCGGGACGTGGCGTCGGCATGGATGTGGTGCGTGCCAACGTGGAGAAGGTTGGCGGGAGCGTTGAGGTCGAATCGCGCAGAGGTGTGGGTACTACGCTTCGCCTTAGGGTGCCGCTGACATTGGCGATTGTTCCTTCGCTGGTGGTGAAGAGCGGAGGGCAGGCGTTTGCGCTGCCGCAAAGCACGCTGGTGGAGCTGGTGGACATACCGGAGCGAGAGTTTGCGCAGGTGGTGCAGCGAATTGGTTCGTCCGAACTGTACCGGCTGCGAGAGCGTCTGTTGCCAATGGTGTGGCTGGACCGGCTGCTTGGATTGGAGGCTGATAATCCGGACCAATCGAAGGGACACTACCTGGCGGTGCTTGAGGCCGAAGGTTGCAGGTACGGTCTGGTAGTTGATGACCTGATGTCTCCTGAGGAGATTGTGGTGAAGCCGCTTTCGCCGGTGCTGCGAGAGATCGGCTTGTTCTCTGGCGCGACAGTGCTGGGGAATGGAACGCTCGCTTTGATTCTGGATATCGGTGCAACTGCTGCGCGTGCAGGAGTGAAGCCAATTGAAGAGGAGGTTGCCGAAATTGGAGCGGGAGAGGCTGCGGTGCAGGAGGCCACGGGTACATCATTCCTGATCTTTGAGGATCGAGTGAGAGAGAGAACAGCGTTGCCGCTGGATGCGGTGGAGCGGATTGAAAGCGTTCCGCTGGGACAGATTGAGTATGCGGGTGGGAGGCCGTTGCTGCAGTATCGCGGCGAGCTGCTGCCGCTGAGAGATGAAGGGAATGTGCTGATGGAGATGGAGGCTGCCCGTCATGCCGGCGAGGAAACGATGGTAACGGTGCTGATTTGTGGCGATGCCAGTGTGGGAGGAGCGCAGCGGGGCGGCATGGTCGTGCGGCAGGTGCTGGATGTTTCGACCGGAACGTTGATCGATCAGGATGAGGCTAGCCAAGGGATGGGGATGGAGCTTGCCCTGGTGAAGGAGAAGCTGACGCAGGTTCATCGTGAGTTTGGCGTGAAGGCGAAGGCTGCATGGCAGGAGGTCGCGTGA
- a CDS encoding Lhr family helicase, which yields MPPKTTKPSKSKKKIVPEKTEPLLPENLSGEAALALFHPITAKWFRAVFDAPTAPQVEGWPVIARGESTLILAPTGTGKTLTAFLWCLDRLMMRTALEAERGCRVVYLSPLKALAADVERNLRSPLVGIANMAKREGVAVRMPEISVRTGDTSQKERARFRKHPGDILITTPESLYLLLTSEAGESLRAVETVIVDEIHALVPSKRGAHMALSLERLEALTGRRLQRIGLSATQRPLEEVARFLGGAETTEYVAKKDTNLSHAAEADAETASVLMEVAGREDTQVDVGAGAARFRAVTVVNAGARKLLELKVEVPVEDMARLGEIQEQPSGPASQGPKRTSIWQSIHPRLLEIIQGRTSTLIFVNARRVAERLAGALNELAGEQIARAHHGSLAATQRTEIEELLKAGKIKALVATSSLELGIDMGAIDLVIQIEAPPSVASGMQRIGRAGHQVGAPSHGIIFPKYRADLIACAAVTRAMHEGHVESTRFLRNPLDVLAQQMVAVIAHPPLNVGDAERRTKHKTEEEESPGISYAALFALVRGAAPFAGLIQSVFDGVLDMLAGRYPSDEFAELRPRITWDRTRNWITPRAGVKRIAILNGGTIPDRGTYGVFLAGQRSKPVRVGELDEEMVFESRTGDTFILGASTWRIDEITHDRVLVTPAPGEAGKMPFWHGDQAGRPLEFGRRIGALVRELRDAPRSVAMARLTTEHDLEPGAAENVLRYLADQELATVVVPDDRNIVIERVRDELGDWRVCVLTPFGSRVHAPWAMAVTAKLRAGNGQEVETMWSEDGFVLRFPETEEAPAIEPILLEAEEAAELVLRQLGSTALFAAKFRESAARALLLPRRRADGRTPLWQQRKRAYDLLSVASQYASFPIVLEAYRECLRDVFDMPALMETLRNIGSRALRVHTVDSRTPSPFASALLFSYVANYIYDGDAPLAERRAQALSIDQDQLRELMGDADLRELLDINAIEETEEQLQCVAEGYRARNMDGVHDLLLRLGDLTREELRSRCVTDEVAEAVGKLMRARRVLEVQIVREKRLIAVEDAARYRDALGVPLPPGLPGAFLQEMPDALLDLMRRFARTHGPFTTPEAAGRFDLPMESVEAVLQRLIESGKVVEGGFRPGGIHREWCDNEVLRSIRRRSLARLRKEVEPVEQRTLARLFTRWQGVVQPRRGLDALLDVIENLQGAPLPASILETEILPTRLVGYKSSDLDTLIAAGEVVWVGFDPIGERDGRIGLYLAEKLPMLWPIGRSVMQQKERGVGSTQSDDPAALNERETAIVEYLKGRGASFFQDLHDGVGGGYPGETLEALWSLVWRGMLTNDGLAALRAYCERPAASGSRKPARRVHQQTGFRSRRTTPPTAQGRWALNPAAFAMERSATEWSHAIAQQLLTRYGVVFRETAHAENLPGGFSAIYDVMKALEESGKIRRGYFAADLGATQFALPAAVDLLRSLRVSNQGDKTEMLQLAATDPANPYGALMRWPAAPEEGTSLTRSVGARVILCDGALVTYLRRGNPNLQVFLPEEEPQRSQVARSLAEFLVSRVQDQEDAQGRGGMLIASVNGVAVAEHWMARILLDAGFAAGAMGFNVRRGLPPLPGMRGEVRANA from the coding sequence ATGCCGCCAAAGACTACTAAGCCTTCTAAGTCGAAGAAGAAGATCGTACCGGAGAAGACGGAGCCGTTGCTGCCTGAGAATCTCAGCGGTGAGGCGGCGCTTGCGCTGTTTCATCCGATAACGGCGAAGTGGTTTCGGGCTGTGTTTGATGCGCCGACGGCTCCGCAGGTGGAGGGTTGGCCGGTGATTGCTCGTGGAGAGTCGACGCTGATACTTGCGCCGACGGGCACGGGGAAGACGCTGACGGCGTTTCTGTGGTGTCTCGACAGATTGATGATGCGGACGGCTCTTGAGGCTGAGAGAGGGTGCAGGGTGGTGTATCTTTCACCGCTGAAGGCGCTGGCGGCGGATGTGGAGCGCAATCTCAGGTCTCCTCTTGTGGGGATCGCGAACATGGCGAAGCGCGAGGGCGTCGCGGTGCGGATGCCGGAGATTAGTGTGCGAACGGGGGACACGTCGCAGAAGGAGCGTGCGCGGTTTCGCAAGCATCCTGGCGACATTCTGATTACTACGCCGGAGAGTCTGTATCTGTTGCTGACCTCAGAGGCGGGTGAGTCGCTGCGGGCGGTAGAGACGGTGATTGTGGATGAGATTCATGCGCTGGTTCCGAGCAAACGCGGGGCGCATATGGCGCTGTCGCTGGAGAGGCTGGAGGCGTTGACTGGGAGGAGGCTGCAGCGGATTGGGCTGTCTGCGACGCAGAGGCCGCTTGAGGAGGTGGCGCGTTTTCTTGGCGGTGCGGAGACCACTGAATATGTAGCGAAGAAAGATACAAATTTGAGCCACGCTGCGGAGGCCGACGCGGAGACTGCCAGTGTGTTGATGGAGGTGGCTGGTCGAGAGGACACGCAGGTAGATGTGGGGGCTGGTGCGGCGAGATTTCGTGCGGTGACTGTGGTGAACGCCGGTGCTCGAAAGCTGCTGGAGTTGAAGGTCGAGGTTCCAGTTGAGGATATGGCGCGGCTGGGGGAGATTCAGGAGCAGCCAAGCGGGCCTGCTTCGCAGGGGCCGAAGAGGACTTCGATCTGGCAGTCGATTCATCCGCGACTGCTGGAGATTATTCAGGGGCGGACCTCTACGCTGATCTTTGTGAATGCGCGAAGGGTGGCGGAGCGGTTGGCCGGCGCGCTGAATGAGCTTGCGGGAGAGCAGATTGCACGGGCGCACCATGGCTCGCTTGCGGCTACACAGAGGACGGAGATTGAGGAGCTGCTGAAGGCGGGAAAGATCAAGGCGCTGGTGGCTACGTCTTCTTTGGAGCTGGGGATCGACATGGGGGCGATCGATCTGGTGATTCAGATTGAGGCGCCGCCCTCTGTGGCTAGCGGGATGCAGCGGATTGGAAGAGCGGGGCACCAGGTGGGCGCGCCGTCGCATGGGATTATCTTTCCGAAGTATCGGGCTGATTTGATTGCGTGCGCGGCGGTAACGCGGGCGATGCATGAGGGCCATGTGGAGTCGACGCGATTTCTGCGGAACCCGCTGGATGTGCTGGCGCAGCAGATGGTGGCAGTGATCGCTCATCCACCGTTGAACGTCGGAGATGCGGAGCGACGGACGAAGCATAAGACGGAGGAAGAGGAGAGCCCGGGGATCAGCTACGCTGCGCTGTTTGCGCTGGTGCGGGGTGCGGCTCCGTTTGCGGGGTTGATCCAGAGTGTCTTCGATGGAGTGCTGGATATGCTGGCGGGGCGGTATCCGTCGGATGAGTTTGCTGAGCTGCGTCCGAGGATTACGTGGGACAGGACAAGGAACTGGATTACTCCTCGGGCAGGGGTGAAGCGGATTGCGATTTTGAACGGTGGGACGATTCCTGATCGTGGGACGTATGGGGTGTTTCTGGCAGGGCAGCGATCGAAACCGGTGCGGGTGGGTGAGCTGGATGAGGAGATGGTCTTCGAGAGTCGGACGGGGGATACCTTCATCCTTGGGGCTTCGACGTGGAGGATCGACGAGATTACGCATGACCGGGTGCTGGTGACGCCGGCGCCGGGTGAGGCGGGGAAGATGCCATTCTGGCATGGGGATCAGGCTGGGCGGCCGCTGGAGTTTGGACGAAGGATTGGGGCGCTGGTGAGGGAGTTGCGGGATGCTCCGCGGAGCGTGGCGATGGCTCGGCTGACGACGGAGCATGATCTGGAGCCGGGGGCGGCGGAGAACGTGTTGCGCTATCTGGCGGACCAGGAGTTGGCTACTGTCGTTGTTCCTGATGACCGGAATATTGTGATTGAGCGCGTCAGGGATGAGCTGGGGGATTGGCGGGTGTGCGTGCTGACTCCCTTTGGCAGTCGGGTGCATGCGCCGTGGGCGATGGCGGTGACGGCGAAACTACGCGCGGGGAACGGGCAGGAGGTGGAGACGATGTGGTCGGAGGATGGCTTTGTGTTGCGCTTTCCCGAGACCGAAGAGGCTCCTGCGATTGAGCCGATTTTGCTGGAGGCTGAGGAGGCGGCTGAGCTGGTGTTGCGGCAGTTGGGGTCGACGGCTTTGTTTGCGGCGAAGTTCCGGGAGAGCGCGGCGCGGGCTCTGTTACTGCCGAGGAGGAGGGCGGATGGACGGACTCCGCTGTGGCAGCAGAGGAAGAGAGCGTATGACTTGTTGAGTGTGGCGAGCCAGTATGCTTCGTTTCCGATTGTGCTGGAGGCTTACCGGGAGTGTCTGCGGGATGTATTTGATATGCCGGCATTGATGGAGACGTTGAGGAATATTGGTAGCCGGGCGCTGCGAGTGCATACGGTGGATTCGCGGACGCCTTCACCGTTTGCTTCGGCGTTGTTGTTCAGCTATGTGGCGAACTATATCTATGACGGGGATGCTCCGCTGGCTGAGAGACGGGCGCAGGCGCTTTCGATCGATCAGGATCAGTTGCGCGAGCTGATGGGGGATGCGGATCTTCGGGAGTTGCTTGATATTAATGCGATTGAGGAGACGGAGGAGCAGCTGCAGTGTGTGGCTGAGGGTTATCGTGCGCGGAATATGGATGGCGTGCATGATCTGTTGCTGCGGCTTGGGGACCTGACGCGGGAGGAACTGCGCTCTCGATGTGTAACGGATGAGGTTGCAGAAGCGGTAGGGAAGCTGATGCGGGCTCGTCGAGTGCTCGAGGTTCAGATTGTAAGGGAGAAGCGGTTGATTGCGGTGGAGGATGCGGCGCGGTATCGGGATGCGTTGGGTGTGCCGCTGCCGCCAGGATTGCCGGGTGCGTTTTTGCAGGAGATGCCGGATGCGCTGCTGGACTTGATGAGGAGATTTGCGCGGACGCATGGTCCATTTACGACGCCTGAGGCGGCGGGGCGATTTGACCTGCCGATGGAGAGTGTGGAGGCTGTGCTGCAGCGGTTAATTGAGAGTGGCAAGGTGGTGGAGGGTGGATTCCGGCCGGGTGGAATTCATCGGGAGTGGTGCGACAACGAGGTGCTGCGATCGATTCGGCGGAGGTCGCTGGCTCGGTTGCGGAAGGAGGTCGAGCCGGTGGAGCAGAGGACGCTGGCGCGGCTGTTTACGCGGTGGCAGGGTGTGGTGCAGCCGCGGCGGGGACTGGATGCGCTGCTGGATGTGATTGAGAATCTGCAAGGAGCACCGTTGCCGGCTTCGATTCTGGAGACGGAGATTCTGCCGACGCGATTGGTGGGGTATAAGAGTTCAGATCTGGACACGTTGATCGCCGCGGGAGAGGTGGTCTGGGTTGGGTTTGATCCGATTGGCGAGAGAGATGGTCGGATTGGGCTTTATCTTGCAGAGAAGCTGCCGATGCTTTGGCCGATTGGACGGTCGGTGATGCAGCAGAAGGAGCGGGGAGTTGGTTCTACTCAGAGCGATGACCCAGCTGCGCTGAATGAGAGAGAGACCGCGATTGTGGAGTATTTGAAGGGGCGCGGAGCTTCGTTTTTTCAGGATCTGCATGATGGAGTGGGGGGCGGGTATCCGGGTGAGACGCTGGAGGCACTTTGGAGCCTGGTGTGGCGCGGGATGCTGACTAATGATGGCTTGGCGGCGTTGCGTGCGTACTGCGAGAGGCCGGCGGCGAGTGGCTCGAGAAAGCCAGCGCGGAGGGTGCATCAGCAGACGGGGTTCAGGTCGAGAAGGACGACTCCGCCTACGGCGCAGGGACGATGGGCGTTGAATCCTGCTGCGTTTGCGATGGAGAGATCGGCGACGGAGTGGAGTCATGCGATTGCGCAACAGTTGCTGACGCGCTATGGCGTGGTGTTTCGCGAGACGGCGCATGCGGAGAATCTGCCGGGTGGGTTTTCGGCGATCTATGACGTGATGAAGGCGCTGGAGGAGAGTGGAAAGATTCGGCGGGGATATTTTGCAGCGGATCTGGGGGCGACGCAGTTTGCGCTGCCGGCTGCCGTGGATCTGCTGCGGTCGCTGCGGGTTTCGAACCAGGGCGATAAGACGGAGATGCTGCAACTTGCGGCGACCGATCCGGCGAATCCTTATGGGGCTTTGATGCGGTGGCCTGCGGCTCCCGAGGAGGGAACTTCTTTGACGCGGAGTGTTGGGGCTCGGGTGATTCTTTGCGATGGGGCGTTGGTGACTTATCTGCGGAGGGGGAATCCGAATCTACAGGTGTTTTTGCCGGAGGAGGAGCCGCAGCGATCGCAGGTGGCGCGGA
- a CDS encoding cytidine deaminase, which produces MSSEPSAERPSALTPAQIASLQQQAAAVAHHAYAPYSNFRVGAALLLTDGTIVTGCNVENASYRLTTCAEQTAITSAVALRGPGIRIRAIAVANLNATASQPCGACRQTIHEFSTPDTIVFFPAEADTTAQATIAELLPAAFLL; this is translated from the coding sequence ATGTCCTCCGAACCCTCCGCCGAACGCCCCAGCGCCCTCACTCCCGCACAAATCGCCAGCCTGCAGCAGCAAGCCGCCGCCGTTGCCCATCACGCCTACGCCCCCTACAGCAACTTCCGCGTCGGCGCCGCCCTCCTCCTCACCGACGGTACTATCGTAACCGGCTGCAACGTCGAAAACGCCTCCTACCGCCTCACCACCTGCGCCGAGCAGACCGCCATCACCTCCGCCGTCGCCCTTCGCGGCCCCGGCATCCGCATCCGAGCCATCGCCGTCGCCAACCTCAACGCCACCGCCAGCCAGCCCTGCGGAGCCTGCCGCCAGACCATCCACGAGTTCAGCACCCCCGACACCATCGTCTTCTTCCCCGCCGAAGCCGACACCACCGCCCAGGCCACAATCGCAGAGCTTCTACCCGCGGCCTTCCTCCTCTAA
- a CDS encoding protein-glutamate methylesterase/protein-glutamine glutaminase — MGPMEERPLRILAADDSAVMRGVMWKLFQMHAEDRSSELPRMELCGVALDGVDCLESVKRLSPDVLVLDLEMPRLNGLEVLRRLQVESPGLPVIMCSAHTERGARSTLEALACGAGDYVTKPAEQRDFASAMLSLSQQLLPRIAALARGAKRKQESGVARGGAGDAREAPTGGVPSKTSSPIEVVVIGLSTGGPSALEQLLPRLPADFPVPVLIVQHMPKLFTGALAERLDKCCSLRVKEAYENAMIRPGTIWLAPGDAHMEVGPGNGLTDRREGSLAGRSSRVRLHQREPLNHCRPAVDYLFFSAARMYGASTLALVMTGMGADGLDGARAVHERGGVVLAQDEASSAVWGMPAKVAEAGIASATLPLSEIADVLKQRVDVGRLTKMDIARHAASAMVPRREMNDGLL, encoded by the coding sequence ATGGGACCCATGGAGGAGCGGCCGCTCCGCATTCTTGCAGCGGACGACTCGGCGGTGATGCGCGGCGTGATGTGGAAGCTGTTTCAGATGCACGCGGAGGATCGGTCGAGCGAACTGCCGCGCATGGAGTTGTGCGGCGTTGCGTTGGACGGGGTTGATTGCCTGGAGTCGGTAAAGCGACTGTCGCCGGATGTGCTTGTGCTGGATCTCGAGATGCCGAGGCTGAATGGGCTGGAGGTCTTGCGTCGCTTGCAGGTGGAGAGTCCGGGTCTGCCGGTGATCATGTGCAGCGCGCATACGGAACGGGGAGCGAGGTCAACACTGGAGGCGCTGGCGTGTGGGGCCGGAGACTATGTGACCAAGCCGGCGGAGCAGCGTGACTTTGCCTCGGCGATGCTTTCGCTGTCGCAGCAACTGCTGCCGCGGATTGCTGCGCTGGCCAGAGGCGCGAAACGGAAGCAGGAAAGTGGTGTCGCGCGGGGTGGGGCGGGCGATGCCCGCGAGGCTCCGACTGGAGGGGTGCCGTCGAAGACGTCCTCTCCGATTGAGGTGGTGGTGATTGGATTGTCTACTGGAGGGCCTTCTGCACTGGAGCAGTTGTTGCCGAGACTGCCCGCAGATTTTCCTGTTCCTGTGTTGATCGTGCAGCATATGCCTAAGCTGTTCACGGGCGCGTTGGCAGAGCGGTTGGACAAATGCTGTTCTCTGCGAGTGAAAGAGGCCTATGAGAACGCGATGATTCGGCCGGGCACGATCTGGCTGGCGCCTGGAGATGCGCACATGGAGGTCGGCCCGGGCAACGGATTGACGGACAGGCGGGAGGGAAGTCTCGCGGGACGGAGCAGCAGGGTTCGGCTGCATCAGCGGGAACCGTTGAATCACTGCAGGCCGGCGGTGGACTATCTGTTTTTTTCTGCGGCGCGGATGTACGGTGCATCGACGCTGGCGCTGGTGATGACGGGCATGGGCGCCGATGGGCTGGATGGAGCGCGAGCTGTTCATGAACGCGGGGGGGTGGTGTTGGCGCAGGATGAGGCAAGTTCCGCCGTGTGGGGCATGCCGGCGAAGGTGGCCGAGGCTGGTATCGCCAGTGCAACGCTTCCGCTTTCGGAGATTGCGGACGTGCTGAAGCAGAGAGTTGACGTGGGAAGATTGACGAAGATGGATATAGCACGCCATGCGGCATCGGCGATGGTGCCGCGGAGGGAGATGAACGATGGCCTGCTCTGA
- a CDS encoding CheR family methyltransferase has product MACSDTDYAYLRELVLEQSANLIDPSRNALFDTRLTPIARLSGADNLEDFVNMLKAGRPAHLHRAVAEAMTINETSFFRDMRPFEMLRQIVIPRLIERRAETRRLRIWSAASSTGQEAYSLAMMISEHFPELASWDLKIVGTDISRQVVDYAQKGRYRRLEVNRGLPARMLLKYMTRHGEEWEVSPQIRSMCEFHYANLCAPLPLLPTFDLVLLRNVLLYFSQQDRRALFGEIYRKLSPAGYLVLGNAEQAEDSTNLFEVEFGADCYFYSPVSAS; this is encoded by the coding sequence ATGGCCTGCTCTGATACGGACTACGCCTACCTTCGTGAGCTGGTGCTGGAGCAGTCGGCGAATCTGATTGATCCGTCGCGCAATGCTCTATTTGACACGAGGTTGACACCGATTGCGCGGTTGTCGGGCGCGGATAATCTCGAGGATTTTGTGAATATGTTGAAGGCGGGAAGGCCGGCTCATCTACATCGCGCGGTTGCTGAGGCGATGACGATCAACGAGACGAGCTTCTTTCGCGATATGAGGCCGTTTGAGATGCTGCGGCAGATTGTTATTCCGCGACTGATCGAACGGCGAGCGGAGACGCGGCGGCTGCGCATATGGAGCGCGGCGAGTTCGACGGGGCAAGAGGCTTACAGTCTGGCGATGATGATCTCGGAGCATTTTCCTGAGCTGGCGAGCTGGGATTTAAAGATTGTCGGCACCGATATCTCGCGGCAGGTTGTCGACTATGCCCAGAAGGGGAGATATCGTCGGCTGGAGGTGAATCGAGGTCTGCCTGCGCGGATGCTGCTGAAGTACATGACCCGGCATGGAGAGGAGTGGGAGGTTAGTCCGCAGATCCGGTCGATGTGCGAGTTTCACTATGCCAACCTGTGTGCTCCGTTGCCTTTGTTGCCGACTTTTGATTTGGTGTTGTTGAGAAATGTGCTGCTTTATTTTTCTCAGCAGGATCGAAGGGCGCTGTTCGGGGAGATTTACCGGAAGCTGTCTCCTGCCGGGTACCTGGTGTTGGGGAATGCGGAGCAGGCGGAGGATTCTACGAATCTTTTTGAGGTGGAGTTTGGGGCGGACTGCTATTTCTATAGTCCGGTGAGCGCGAGTTGA